A window of the Verminephrobacter eiseniae EF01-2 genome harbors these coding sequences:
- the pyrC gene encoding dihydroorotase: MSAAAPDSITITRPDDWHLHLRDGAPLRTVVPHAAARFGRAIIMPNLRPPVTSTQQALDYRQRILAALPAAAQFEPLMTLYLTDQLPPDEIWRAQAAGVVAAKLYPAGATTHSDAGVTDLRKIGKTLEAMQKADMPLLVHGEVTDSDIDLFDREAAFITQQLIPLRRAYPALRIVLEHITTRDAADYVQQADRFTAATITAHHLLYNRNALFTGGICPHYYCLPVLKRETHRLALVQAASSGSPKFFLGSDSAPHPAHLKEQATGCAGCYTAHAAIELYAEAFDKAGALGRLEGFASFHGPDFYRLPRNTGRITLRRESWTPPHSFAFGDAWLKPLRAGEALPWKLA, encoded by the coding sequence ATGAGCGCCGCAGCCCCCGACAGCATCACCATCACCCGCCCCGACGACTGGCACCTGCACCTGCGCGACGGCGCGCCGCTGCGCACCGTCGTGCCGCACGCGGCCGCCCGCTTCGGCCGCGCCATCATCATGCCCAACCTGCGCCCGCCGGTGACCAGCACGCAGCAGGCGCTGGACTACCGGCAGCGCATCCTGGCGGCCCTGCCCGCCGCAGCGCAGTTCGAGCCGCTGATGACGCTGTACCTCACCGACCAACTGCCGCCCGACGAGATCTGGCGCGCCCAGGCCGCCGGCGTGGTGGCCGCCAAGCTCTACCCTGCGGGCGCCACCACCCACAGCGACGCGGGCGTGACCGATCTGCGCAAGATTGGCAAAACGCTGGAGGCCATGCAAAAGGCCGACATGCCGCTGCTGGTGCACGGCGAAGTCACCGACAGTGACATCGACCTGTTCGACCGCGAGGCCGCATTCATCACGCAGCAGCTGATCCCGCTGCGCCGCGCTTACCCCGCGCTCAGGATCGTCCTGGAGCACATCACCACCCGGGATGCGGCCGACTATGTGCAGCAGGCCGACCGCTTCACGGCCGCCACCATCACCGCGCACCACCTGCTGTACAACCGCAACGCCTTGTTCACCGGCGGCATCTGCCCGCATTACTACTGCCTGCCCGTGCTCAAGCGCGAGACGCACCGCCTGGCGCTGGTGCAGGCGGCCAGCAGCGGCAGCCCCAAATTCTTTCTGGGCAGCGACAGCGCGCCGCACCCCGCGCACCTGAAGGAGCAGGCCACCGGCTGCGCCGGCTGCTACACCGCCCATGCCGCCATCGAGCTGTATGCCGAGGCTTTCGACAAGGCCGGCGCGCTCGGGCGGCTCGAAGGCTTTGCCAGTTTCCACGGCCCCGACTTCTACCGCCTGCCGCGCAACACCGGCCGCATCACGCTGCGCCGCGAATCCTGGACGCCCCCGCACAGCTTTGCGTTTGGCGACGCCTGGCTCAAGCCACTGCGCGCGGGCGAAGCCCTGCCGTGGAAACTGGCATGA
- a CDS encoding amino acid ABC transporter ATP-binding protein: MIELRNVSKWYGPVQVLDDCSASINKGEVVVVCGPSGSGKSTLIKAINALEPFQKGEITVDGIRLHDPRTDLPKLRSRVGMVFQHFELFPHLSVMQNLTIAQIKVLGRNPDDAKKRGLAMLDRVGLVAHKDKYPGQLSGGQQQRVAIARALSMDPIVMLFDEPTSALDPEMVGEVLDVMVGLAHEGMTMMCVTHEMGFARKVSHRVIFMDVGGKILEDCPKDDFFNNLDARQPRTKDFLNKILSH, translated from the coding sequence ATGATAGAACTCAGGAACGTATCCAAATGGTATGGCCCGGTGCAGGTGCTCGACGACTGCTCGGCCTCGATCAACAAGGGCGAAGTGGTGGTGGTGTGCGGGCCTTCCGGCTCGGGCAAGTCCACGCTGATCAAGGCCATCAACGCGCTGGAGCCTTTTCAGAAGGGCGAAATCACGGTCGACGGCATCCGGCTGCACGACCCCCGCACCGACCTGCCCAAACTGCGCAGCCGCGTGGGCATGGTGTTCCAGCACTTCGAGCTGTTTCCGCACCTGTCCGTGATGCAGAACCTGACCATCGCGCAGATCAAGGTGCTCGGCCGCAACCCGGACGATGCCAAAAAGCGCGGCCTGGCGATGCTCGACCGGGTGGGGCTCGTCGCCCACAAGGACAAGTATCCGGGCCAGCTCTCCGGCGGCCAGCAGCAGCGCGTGGCGATTGCGCGGGCGCTGTCGATGGACCCGATCGTGATGCTGTTCGACGAGCCTACCTCGGCCCTCGACCCCGAGATGGTCGGCGAAGTGCTCGACGTGATGGTCGGCCTGGCCCACGAAGGCATGACCATGATGTGCGTGACGCACGAGATGGGCTTTGCCCGCAAGGTCAGCCACCGCGTGATCTTCATGGACGTGGGCGGCAAAATCCTGGAGGACTGCCCCAAGGACGACTTCTTCAACAACCTCGATGCACGCCAGCCGCGCACCAAGGATTTTCTCAACAAGATCTTGTCGCACTGA
- a CDS encoding amino acid ABC transporter permease: MMNLDLSFYNQELISNFVLKGLYFSLQLTLEAAIGGILLGTLLALMRLSGKKWLEMPAAIYVNGMRSIPLVMVILWFFLLMPAIIGRPIGAEVSAVITFIAFEAAYFSEIMRAGIAAIPRGQVHAGQALGMTYAQNMQLVLLPQALRNMLPVLLTQIIILFQDTSLVYAIGAYDLLKGFELAGKNFGRPIEAYLAATVLYFALCFTLSWLVKRLHRKIAIIR; the protein is encoded by the coding sequence ATGATGAACCTGGACCTTTCCTTCTACAACCAGGAACTGATCTCCAACTTCGTGCTCAAGGGGCTGTACTTCAGCCTGCAGCTGACCTTGGAGGCCGCCATCGGCGGCATACTGCTTGGCACCCTGCTGGCGCTGATGCGTCTGTCGGGCAAAAAATGGCTGGAAATGCCTGCGGCCATCTACGTCAATGGCATGCGCAGCATTCCGCTGGTGATGGTGATCCTGTGGTTCTTTTTGCTGATGCCTGCGATCATCGGTCGGCCCATCGGCGCCGAAGTGTCGGCCGTCATCACCTTCATCGCTTTCGAGGCGGCTTACTTCAGCGAGATCATGCGCGCCGGCATTGCGGCGATACCGCGTGGCCAGGTGCATGCCGGCCAGGCCCTGGGCATGACCTATGCCCAGAACATGCAACTGGTGCTGCTGCCGCAGGCCCTGCGCAACATGCTGCCGGTGCTGCTGACGCAGATCATCATCTTGTTCCAGGACACATCGCTGGTCTACGCCATCGGTGCTTACGACCTGCTCAAGGGCTTTGAATTGGCGGGCAAGAACTTCGGGCGCCCCATCGAAGCCTATCTGGCGGCGACGGTGCTGTACTTTGCGCTGTGCTTTACGCTGTCCTGGCTGGTCAAACGCCTGCACCGCAAGATCGCGATCATCCGCTGA
- a CDS encoding amino acid ABC transporter permease: MSWDWQVFCQSTISQDMAPGCFGEGGDTTYLDWMLSAWGWTISVSLLALALALVAGSVIGTLRTLQDRPMIVRLGNAWVELFRNIPLLVQIFLWYHVLPSMFPVLKGAPGFALVVLALGFFTSARIAEQVRAGIQTLPSGQRYAGLAMGFTTLQTYRYVLLPMAFRIIIPPLTSEMMNIFKNSSVAFAVSVAELTMFAMQAQEETARGIEVYLAVTALYIISALIINRIMVFIEKRVRIPGTAGGAAGGHR, encoded by the coding sequence ATGAGCTGGGATTGGCAGGTGTTCTGCCAGAGCACCATCAGCCAGGATATGGCGCCGGGCTGCTTTGGCGAAGGTGGCGACACCACCTACCTGGACTGGATGCTGTCCGCCTGGGGCTGGACGATATCGGTCTCGCTGCTGGCGCTGGCTCTGGCGCTGGTGGCCGGCTCGGTGATCGGCACGCTGCGCACCTTGCAGGACCGGCCGATGATCGTGCGCCTGGGCAATGCCTGGGTCGAGCTGTTTCGCAACATTCCGCTGCTGGTGCAGATTTTCCTGTGGTACCACGTTCTGCCCAGCATGTTTCCGGTTTTGAAAGGCGCGCCGGGTTTTGCGCTGGTGGTGCTGGCGCTGGGCTTTTTCACCTCGGCGCGCATTGCCGAGCAGGTGCGGGCGGGCATACAGACCCTGCCCAGTGGCCAGCGCTACGCCGGTCTGGCCATGGGTTTCACCACCTTGCAGACCTACCGCTACGTGCTGCTGCCGATGGCGTTTCGCATCATCATCCCGCCGCTGACCAGCGAGATGATGAACATCTTCAAGAACTCCTCCGTGGCGTTTGCCGTGTCGGTGGCCGAACTGACGATGTTTGCGATGCAGGCGCAGGAAGAAACCGCGCGCGGCATCGAGGTCTATCTGGCCGTGACGGCGCTGTACATCATCTCGGCGTTGATCATCAACCGGATCATGGTGTTCATTGAAAAGCGCGTGCGCATTCCGGGCACGGCCGGTGGCGCAGCCGGAGGTCATCGATGA
- a CDS encoding transporter substrate-binding domain-containing protein, producing MKKHLLAATVTSLCLSAGSVGAQTGDTLAKIKASGSVTLGVRESSGLSYTLGNGKYVGFHTEMAERILADIQKQLGLATLTTKYQPVTSQNRIPLVTNGTVDLECGSTTNTTARQKDVAFAMTTYVEEIRTATKANSGITSIRDLNGKTVATTTGTTSVQTLRRHQRADGVDFKEVFGKDHADSFLLLETGRADAYVMDVSILAANISKSKAPSDYKIVGEVLSVEPIACMLRKDDPAFKKAVDDSIKRQVADGSLAKLYDKWFMQPVPPSNVTLGLPLSDAIKAAWANPNDKPMEDYAKK from the coding sequence ATGAAAAAGCATTTGCTTGCGGCCACCGTGACCTCTCTCTGCCTCTCGGCCGGTAGCGTTGGCGCCCAGACCGGCGACACCCTGGCCAAAATCAAGGCCTCGGGCAGCGTGACGCTGGGCGTGCGCGAGTCCTCGGGTCTGTCCTACACGCTGGGCAACGGCAAGTATGTGGGCTTTCATACCGAAATGGCCGAGCGCATCCTGGCCGACATCCAAAAGCAACTGGGCCTGGCCACTCTGACAACCAAGTACCAGCCCGTCACCTCGCAAAACCGCATCCCGCTGGTGACCAATGGCACCGTGGACCTGGAATGCGGCTCGACCACCAACACCACGGCGCGCCAAAAGGATGTGGCTTTTGCCATGACCACCTATGTGGAAGAGATACGCACCGCGACCAAGGCCAACTCGGGCATCACGTCGATACGGGACCTGAACGGCAAGACCGTGGCCACGACCACCGGCACCACCTCGGTGCAGACCCTGCGCAGGCATCAGCGTGCCGATGGCGTCGACTTCAAGGAGGTCTTCGGCAAAGACCATGCGGACAGCTTTTTGCTGCTGGAGACGGGCCGCGCCGACGCATACGTGATGGACGTATCGATTCTGGCGGCCAACATCTCCAAGTCCAAGGCGCCTTCGGACTACAAGATCGTCGGCGAGGTACTGTCGGTGGAGCCCATTGCCTGCATGCTGCGCAAGGATGACCCGGCCTTCAAGAAGGCCGTCGACGACAGCATCAAGCGCCAGGTTGCCGACGGCTCGCTGGCCAAGCTGTACGACAAATGGTTCATGCAGCCGGTGCCGCCGAGCAACGTCACGCTTGGTTTGCCACTGTCGGATGCCATCAAGGCCGCTTGGGCCAATCCGAACGACAAACCGATGGAAGACTACGCCAAAAAGTAA
- a CDS encoding dienelactone hydrolase family protein has translation MGQSVDLMGADGFVLPAWVATPAGAPRGAVVLLQEIFGVNAHIRSVAERFAASGYLAVAPALFARIEPAVELGYGPEDMQAGMALKAAVEALPAAGVMPDIQAAIDYAAQHSGRKVGILGFCWGGLLSWRAACTLRGLSAAVPYYGGGMTTADEVARKPLVPVLAHFGERDPWIALAGVQAFALAHPEVVVQTYPADHGFNCDQRGSYHEPSAVTAHDRTLAFLGQHLG, from the coding sequence ATGGGACAAAGTGTCGATCTGATGGGCGCTGACGGTTTCGTGCTGCCCGCCTGGGTGGCCACCCCCGCAGGCGCGCCCCGTGGCGCCGTGGTGCTGCTGCAGGAAATCTTTGGCGTGAACGCGCATATCCGCTCGGTGGCCGAGCGCTTTGCAGCCAGCGGCTATCTGGCCGTGGCGCCGGCGCTGTTCGCCCGCATCGAGCCCGCAGTCGAACTGGGCTATGGGCCTGAGGATATGCAGGCCGGCATGGCCTTGAAGGCGGCGGTCGAGGCGCTGCCCGCTGCGGGTGTGATGCCGGACATTCAGGCGGCCATCGACTACGCGGCGCAGCACAGTGGCCGCAAGGTGGGCATTCTGGGCTTTTGCTGGGGCGGCCTGCTCAGTTGGCGCGCGGCCTGTACGCTCCGGGGGCTGTCGGCGGCGGTGCCTTATTACGGCGGGGGGATGACCACGGCCGATGAAGTGGCGCGCAAGCCCCTGGTGCCCGTGCTGGCCCATTTCGGCGAGCGCGACCCCTGGATCGCGCTGGCTGGCGTGCAGGCCTTTGCCTTGGCCCACCCCGAAGTCGTGGTGCAAACCTATCCGGCCGACCATGGCTTCAACTGCGACCAGCGCGGCAGCTACCACGAGCCATCGGCCGTGACGGCGCATGACCGGACGCTGGCATTCCTGGGCCAGCACCTGGGCTGA
- a CDS encoding bifunctional tRNA (5-methylaminomethyl-2-thiouridine)(34)-methyltransferase MnmD/FAD-dependent 5-carboxymethylaminomethyl-2-thiouridine(34) oxidoreductase MnmC yields MTQRGEVPDFLHGCGLPAAWAGLPQWRILETGFGFGLNFLATWAAWRADPHRPVLLHFVATEAQPVSAADLLRAGSARPGLAPLAQELSRQWWGLLPGLHRLRFDDGHVLLTLCLGDWQAQLRQQRQQLTVDSVYLHDLPQDWRPQRHPAPAGLPGLPGLKAVAACCRRGTRLASRCSTVRDALVQCGFTLHPAPGSDAQRDMLHAVYQPHWQPRTMRPAAAPATPGECMVIGGGIAGAATAASLARRGWQLRVLDQAAAPAAGASGLPAGIFAPHVSADDNLLSRLSRSGVRSTLEQARWRLREGLDWSHCGVLEHRADASPGLPARWSDGPGADGRQSAAHAALGALAQSGLPANASVCWHPQAGWIRPARLVAALLAQPGIRWQGACRVARLRRVQAPGAGPTAWQALDAQGRVLAQAPTVVIAAGAGSLELLEHRWPLQPVRGQVSWGLHGDPAAPLLPFPVNGHGHLVPRFPLGDDAQGPCAWVMGATFERGVEQMPPAPADVQAAHASHWARLQTLLPRMAPPLESAFAAARADAGLAASARAAQSWAAVRCTAPDRLPIVGPVDAAALPGLWVCSAMGARGLTLALLCGELLAARLQGEPLPIEHRLAKALDSGRM; encoded by the coding sequence GTGACGCAGCGCGGTGAAGTGCCGGATTTTCTGCATGGTTGCGGTCTGCCTGCGGCCTGGGCCGGGCTGCCGCAATGGCGCATTCTGGAGACCGGGTTCGGCTTTGGCCTGAACTTCCTGGCGACCTGGGCCGCTTGGCGCGCCGATCCACACCGGCCTGTGCTGCTGCACTTCGTGGCGACCGAGGCCCAACCCGTCAGCGCCGCTGACCTGCTGCGGGCCGGCAGCGCCCGGCCCGGGCTTGCGCCGCTGGCGCAGGAGCTTTCGCGCCAGTGGTGGGGCCTGCTGCCGGGCCTGCACCGCCTGCGCTTCGACGACGGCCATGTGCTGCTCACGCTGTGCCTGGGCGACTGGCAGGCGCAACTGCGCCAGCAACGCCAGCAGCTGACGGTGGACTCGGTCTACCTGCATGACTTGCCGCAGGACTGGCGCCCCCAACGCCACCCCGCCCCTGCGGGTCTGCCGGGCCTGCCGGGTCTGAAGGCCGTGGCGGCTTGCTGCCGGCGCGGCACCCGGCTGGCCAGCCGGTGCAGCACCGTGCGGGATGCGCTGGTGCAATGCGGTTTCACGCTGCACCCCGCGCCCGGCAGCGACGCGCAGCGCGACATGCTGCATGCCGTCTACCAACCGCATTGGCAGCCGCGCACCATGCGACCCGCGGCAGCGCCGGCAACACCCGGCGAGTGCATGGTGATCGGTGGCGGCATTGCCGGCGCCGCCACTGCGGCCAGCCTGGCGCGGCGCGGCTGGCAACTGCGCGTGCTGGATCAGGCCGCAGCGCCTGCCGCAGGCGCCTCGGGCCTGCCGGCGGGCATCTTTGCGCCCCATGTGTCAGCCGACGACAACCTGCTCTCGCGCCTGTCGCGCAGCGGCGTGCGCAGCACGCTGGAGCAGGCCCGCTGGCGATTGCGCGAGGGCCTGGACTGGAGCCACTGCGGTGTGCTGGAGCACCGCGCCGACGCCAGCCCCGGCCTGCCTGCCCGCTGGAGCGACGGGCCTGGCGCCGATGGGCGCCAAAGCGCTGCGCATGCAGCGCTCGGCGCGCTGGCCCAATCCGGCCTGCCCGCCAATGCCAGCGTCTGCTGGCACCCGCAGGCCGGCTGGATACGCCCGGCACGCCTGGTGGCGGCCTTGCTGGCCCAGCCCGGCATTCGCTGGCAGGGCGCTTGCCGGGTGGCGCGGCTGCGGCGCGTCCAAGCGCCGGGCGCTGGCCCCACGGCATGGCAGGCACTGGACGCGCAAGGCCGGGTGCTGGCCCAAGCGCCCACGGTGGTCATCGCTGCCGGCGCCGGCAGCCTGGAACTGCTGGAACATCGCTGGCCCTTGCAGCCGGTGCGCGGTCAGGTGTCCTGGGGCCTGCATGGGGACCCGGCTGCGCCGCTGCTGCCCTTTCCGGTGAACGGCCATGGCCATCTGGTTCCCCGCTTTCCGTTGGGGGACGACGCGCAAGGCCCCTGCGCCTGGGTGATGGGCGCCACCTTTGAGCGCGGCGTGGAGCAGATGCCGCCTGCGCCCGCCGATGTGCAGGCCGCCCATGCCAGCCACTGGGCCCGATTGCAAACCCTGCTGCCCCGGATGGCGCCCCCACTGGAGTCCGCCTTCGCGGCGGCCCGTGCCGACGCCGGGCTTGCTGCGTCGGCGCGGGCCGCCCAATCCTGGGCCGCCGTGCGCTGCACCGCGCCCGACCGTTTGCCGATCGTCGGCCCGGTCGATGCGGCCGCCTTGCCCGGGCTATGGGTTTGCAGTGCCATGGGGGCACGCGGGCTGACGCTGGCGCTGCTGTGCGGCGAACTGCTGGCTGCGCGCCTGCAGGGCGAGCCTTTGCCGATAGAGCACCGGCTGGCCAAGGCGCTGGACAGCGGGCGCATGTAG
- a CDS encoding oxidative damage protection protein — MARTVQCIKLGKEAEGLDFPPYPGELGQRIWANVSKQAWAGWLKHQTMLVNENRLNLADARARQYLARQMENHFFGSGADAAAGYVPPSA, encoded by the coding sequence ATGGCACGTACCGTTCAATGCATCAAGCTCGGCAAGGAGGCCGAGGGCCTGGACTTTCCTCCCTACCCCGGAGAACTGGGCCAACGCATCTGGGCCAACGTGAGCAAACAGGCTTGGGCGGGCTGGCTCAAGCACCAGACCATGCTGGTCAATGAAAACCGCCTGAACCTGGCCGACGCCCGTGCGCGCCAATACCTGGCCCGTCAGATGGAAAACCATTTTTTTGGCAGTGGCGCAGACGCTGCGGCGGGCTACGTCCCGCCCAGCGCGTAG
- a CDS encoding sulfate ABC transporter substrate-binding protein, producing MNYRRDFIKFPLAAALTGSMALTAWPAFAQSVTLLNVSYDPTRELYVEFNQAFAKYWKAKTGQDVIVKQSHGGSGKQARSIIDGLGADVATLALAGDTDALHNHGNWIPKDWQKRLPHNSSPYTSTIVLVVRQGNPKGIEDWDDLVRPGIAVITPNPKTSGGARWNYLAAWEFARRKLGSDAQAKEFVAKLYRNVPVLDTGARGSTISFAQRNQGDVLIAWENEAYLLGQEFGPRFDVIAPSISILAEPAVTVVDKNVDQKGTRAVAEEYLRFLYTEQGQNIVGKHFYRPAVSEKAKAKYARQFADLNLFTIDAAFGGWDKAAREHFADGASFDQIYTSK from the coding sequence ATGAATTACCGCCGCGACTTTATCAAGTTTCCCCTGGCTGCCGCGCTGACGGGCAGCATGGCCTTGACGGCATGGCCGGCGTTTGCGCAGTCCGTGACGCTGCTCAATGTCTCGTATGACCCGACGCGCGAGCTGTATGTCGAATTCAACCAGGCGTTTGCCAAGTACTGGAAGGCCAAGACCGGGCAGGACGTGATTGTCAAGCAATCGCACGGCGGCTCCGGCAAGCAGGCGCGCTCCATCATCGATGGGCTGGGGGCCGATGTGGCCACGCTGGCGCTGGCCGGCGACACCGACGCGCTGCACAACCATGGCAACTGGATTCCGAAGGACTGGCAAAAGCGTTTGCCGCACAACAGCTCGCCCTACACATCGACCATCGTGCTGGTGGTGCGCCAGGGCAACCCGAAGGGCATCGAGGACTGGGATGACCTGGTGCGGCCCGGCATCGCGGTGATCACGCCCAATCCCAAGACCTCGGGGGGCGCGCGCTGGAACTACCTTGCGGCCTGGGAGTTTGCCCGGCGCAAGCTCGGCAGCGACGCGCAGGCCAAGGAGTTTGTCGCCAAGCTGTATCGCAATGTGCCGGTGCTCGACACCGGCGCCCGTGGTTCGACCATCAGTTTTGCCCAGCGCAACCAGGGCGATGTGCTGATTGCCTGGGAAAACGAGGCCTATCTGCTGGGCCAGGAATTCGGCCCCCGGTTCGACGTGATTGCGCCATCCATCTCCATCCTGGCAGAGCCGGCCGTGACCGTGGTCGACAAGAATGTAGACCAAAAGGGCACGCGGGCCGTGGCCGAGGAATATCTGCGGTTTCTCTACACCGAGCAAGGCCAGAACATCGTGGGCAAGCATTTTTACCGTCCGGCAGTTTCTGAAAAGGCCAAGGCCAAGTACGCCCGGCAGTTTGCCGATCTGAACCTGTTCACGATCGATGCCGCTTTCGGTGGCTGGGACAAGGCCGCCCGGGAGCATTTTGCCGACGGTGCGAGCTTCGACCAGATCTACACCAGCAAGTAG
- a CDS encoding acyl-CoA dehydrogenase C-terminal domain-containing protein, whose translation MPIYTPPLRDMQFVLHEVLGVSDEFKALPAHAEVDAQTIDAVLAAGGRFAAEVTFPLNTGGDAQGCQHNPSTHAVTTPTGFKQAYAQYVEGGWAALSCDPAYGGQGLPLVLNQCFYEMLNAANQAWTMYPGLSHGAYACLHAHGTPEQKKIYLPKLTSGAWTGTMCLTEAHCGTDLGLLRTKAEPQADGSYKITGSKIFISAGEHDMAGNIVHLVLARLPDAPAGSKGISLFVCPKFIVHADGSLGERNAIDCAGLEHKMGIHGNATAQIMLDGASGSLVGQPHKGLAAMFVMMNAARLGVGNQSLGLTEVAYQNALAYAKERLQMRSLAGPRARDLPADPIIVHPDVRRMLLTAKAYAEGGRALSSYCALLLDKEQQHPDEKVRQASSEMLALLTPIVKAFITDNGYEATTLCQQVFGGHGYIKESGMEQHVRDARINMIYEGTNTIQALDLLGRKVLGNNGATLKKFGQLLGQLAQEAGTNRSMAEFITPLVELGEQLTPLTTEIGLRGLQNPDEVGAAAVDYLRITGHLVFGYFFARMAQVALRQMAAGNADPFYPAKLQTARFYFARLFPETATLLHRVRAGSQTLMDTDLALA comes from the coding sequence ATGCCCATCTATACGCCGCCGCTGCGCGACATGCAATTCGTGCTGCACGAAGTGCTCGGGGTCAGTGATGAATTCAAGGCCCTGCCAGCGCATGCCGAAGTGGATGCGCAGACCATCGACGCCGTGCTCGCAGCCGGCGGCCGGTTCGCAGCCGAAGTGACCTTCCCGCTGAACACCGGTGGCGATGCACAAGGCTGCCAACACAACCCGTCCACCCATGCAGTGACCACGCCAACAGGCTTCAAGCAGGCCTACGCCCAATATGTCGAGGGCGGCTGGGCGGCGCTGTCCTGCGACCCGGCTTACGGCGGCCAGGGCCTGCCGCTGGTGCTCAACCAGTGCTTCTACGAGATGCTGAACGCAGCCAACCAGGCCTGGACCATGTACCCCGGCCTCTCGCATGGCGCCTATGCCTGCCTGCATGCGCATGGCACGCCGGAGCAAAAGAAAATCTACCTGCCCAAGCTCACCAGTGGCGCCTGGACCGGCACCATGTGCCTGACCGAGGCCCATTGCGGCACCGACCTGGGCCTGCTGCGCACCAAGGCCGAACCCCAGGCCGACGGCAGTTACAAGATCACCGGCAGCAAGATCTTCATCTCGGCCGGCGAGCATGACATGGCCGGCAACATCGTCCACCTGGTGCTGGCCCGCCTGCCCGATGCGCCTGCGGGCAGCAAGGGCATCAGCCTGTTCGTCTGCCCCAAGTTCATCGTGCACGCCGACGGCAGCCTGGGCGAGCGCAACGCGATCGACTGCGCCGGCCTGGAGCACAAGATGGGCATCCATGGCAATGCCACGGCGCAGATCATGCTCGACGGCGCCAGCGGCAGCCTGGTGGGCCAGCCCCACAAGGGCCTGGCCGCGATGTTCGTGATGATGAACGCCGCCCGTCTGGGTGTGGGCAACCAGTCGCTGGGCCTGACCGAAGTGGCCTACCAGAACGCGCTGGCCTACGCCAAGGAGCGCCTGCAGATGCGCAGCCTGGCCGGCCCCCGGGCGCGGGATCTGCCGGCCGATCCGATCATCGTGCACCCCGATGTGCGCAGGATGCTGCTCACGGCCAAGGCCTACGCCGAGGGCGGCCGCGCCCTGTCGAGCTACTGCGCACTGCTGCTGGACAAGGAGCAGCAGCACCCCGACGAAAAAGTGCGCCAGGCCAGCAGCGAAATGCTGGCGCTGCTGACACCGATCGTCAAAGCCTTCATCACCGACAACGGCTATGAAGCCACGACGCTGTGCCAGCAGGTCTTTGGCGGCCACGGCTACATCAAGGAATCGGGCATGGAGCAGCATGTGCGCGACGCGCGCATCAACATGATCTACGAAGGCACCAACACCATCCAGGCGCTGGACCTGCTGGGCCGCAAGGTGCTGGGCAACAACGGCGCCACGCTCAAGAAGTTCGGCCAGCTACTGGGCCAACTGGCGCAAGAGGCGGGCACAAACCGGAGCATGGCCGAGTTCATCACCCCCCTGGTCGAACTGGGCGAGCAACTGACCCCACTGACCACCGAGATCGGTTTGCGCGGCCTGCAAAACCCCGACGAAGTGGGCGCTGCCGCAGTCGACTACCTGCGCATCACCGGCCATCTGGTGTTTGGCTACTTTTTCGCCCGCATGGCCCAGGTCGCGCTGCGCCAGATGGCGGCCGGCAATGCCGATCCGTTCTACCCGGCCAAGCTGCAGACCGCACGCTTTTATTTCGCCCGGCTGTTCCCCGAGACCGCGACGCTGCTGCACCGCGTCCGCGCCGGCAGCCAGACCCTGATGGACACCGATCTGGCCCTGGCCTGA
- a CDS encoding TetR/AcrR family transcriptional regulator, producing MSTDPDQSTDQPGGQITRLPRARSSGGGDRALQKGQQTKAAIVDAALGLATHIGLEGLSIGALADVTGMSKSGVFAHFGSREELQISVIREYHTRFEQEVFYPALSAPRGVARLSALFDNWMKRSSIEIDSGCIYISGAVEFDDRSGPVRDALVHSVLTWHTAMLRAIEQCKEAGQLRPDTREEQMLFEIHGLILALHYEARFLQAPGAPERAQAGFHHILARYGAQTDAAAPAATDQAPRQVSTTHRE from the coding sequence ATGTCCACCGACCCAGACCAGAGCACCGACCAGCCCGGCGGCCAGATCACCCGCTTGCCGCGCGCGCGCAGCAGCGGCGGCGGCGACCGTGCCCTGCAAAAAGGCCAGCAAACCAAGGCCGCGATCGTCGATGCCGCCCTGGGTCTGGCCACGCACATCGGGCTGGAAGGGCTGTCGATCGGCGCGCTGGCCGATGTCACGGGCATGAGCAAGTCGGGCGTGTTTGCCCATTTCGGCTCGCGCGAGGAGTTGCAGATTTCCGTCATCCGCGAGTACCACACACGGTTCGAGCAGGAGGTGTTCTACCCCGCCCTGTCCGCGCCGCGCGGTGTGGCCCGGCTGAGCGCGCTGTTCGACAACTGGATGAAACGCAGCTCGATCGAAATCGACTCCGGCTGCATCTACATCAGTGGCGCGGTCGAGTTCGATGACCGCAGCGGCCCCGTGCGCGACGCGCTGGTGCATTCGGTGCTGACCTGGCACACCGCGATGCTGCGCGCGATAGAGCAGTGCAAAGAGGCAGGCCAATTGCGCCCGGACACCCGGGAGGAGCAGATGCTGTTTGAAATCCACGGCCTCATTCTTGCGCTGCACTACGAGGCGCGTTTCCTGCAGGCCCCGGGCGCTCCGGAGCGCGCCCAAGCGGGGTTTCACCACATTCTGGCGCGCTACGGCGCCCAGACCGACGCTGCGGCCCCCGCTGCAACCGACCAGGCGCCACGCCAGGTTTCCACCACCCACCGGGAGTAA